cttgttaaaagaaaaattgttaagataaagaaataattaagttgtaaatgttatacaagtttgtgttaagcaaattgtaaatttagttctgagttgagatcagagctaagcttgcaagttgcagtaattcaatttgaattttcaaacatttttaagtaaaaaaaaaaagagagcaaatagagaaaagaaggacacagatcttgaatgcgttgaatagcacatttcaaaggcccataaatctttctgttatcttagacctaaaacctaggaagattgatgagccataggaatgtctggggcgttttaatgaaatctaccgggggcagtcaggcgatttgctgtatcaaaatggtcagaattcccctcaatactgtgctatgttaatgcattgcctaccaccttctgtggttactgctgtgaaatgtaataacatgaattggacagagaacgacccttcccagatggcaagggcagtcagattttactggaaggagggtgtaggccaagaaggaggctcagttacaaaggttaagactgagtatgtaatgaaaaaggatgatctgcgatcccaacaagcagcagaaatggtagtttaccagcaggagctccaatatagtgactttgggtgggtggatcagcgaagaggaggatgagacaacagtgctatatttctatcaccccccagtggtggacgttagacattgaacagccactatcactgcatcacgttaccctggcctatgacagaactggacgaaacagggagttggaggacaaataccggccattacttgagaccgaatggccagtcaaggttacagccacagtcacgggaaaagaaggtacagccgattttgttacaatatcaccacatttatggccacagtcagcttcggtaagccctcatattacacgtcaggtccatgaccagtaccatgccagggatatggggcgaatggtcagcatcttaccgcagctcgtcagaataggtatgagatataccttttgaacaatccacgtctgacatttaaacactgtaccactatcaatccagcctgttttcttagtggtccccctgtccatgaagacgcacctggccacgactgtttagccttgattcaggaaactaccacaataaggggcgatttgagtgacattttgtcagaacaacctgacatgattatgtgtggtcaaatatcccaccggggtttagttaatgacctactgcaggccctccttctgccagcgcagatttccgttattaaatgcgctgcccacacgaatggtacaaccccagttgacgttggtgatGAAcgggcagatcgtgcagcgcgcacagccgcacaaattcagcaagtgatggtgcctaaaatgttaagtcagactaaacgatctactatgaatgtgtctgcttctgacaagccaatgccaaccatccaagacgtcataaggttacaggaggacgctcctgagagtgataaacaaatgtggaaacggttaggttgtacatatgattctgtttcctctttatggaccacgcctgcacatcagacttgtatgtctgatgtactggctttatgggtcatcgaatgtgtacactttgcaactcattgtggggctcgggggactagtgatttgttgctggacacttggtggcaccctaaaatgcaggggttggcccaaagtatcagtaatcggtgtttgatttgtcagcaatataacaccggaaaaggtatcccttgtgggaaggggcaaaccccgttgcccagtggtccctttgagacgctccaaatggattacattgagttggaaaggtgtcaatgttataaatatgttttggtcattgtggatgtgttcagcagatgggttgaggcgtatccgactatcgataataaagctgttactgtggttaaagtcttgatgagggaaatcattccccggtacggtataccagctcagttaagttctgataatgggcctcattttattggacaaattaacaaggagttttgctcccagttgggcatacgccagcagttacactgtgcttacagaccacaggcagccggggtggttgaaagacacaatcagaccctcaaaactaaattggctaaattaagagcagacacgggactgacatggcttaagttgctccccgttgccctcttccagctgcgggttacacctgcgggaccagcccggctctctcccgccgagattctttatggcaggcctcttagaactccctggagcctgcaggttcccagacgggttcagtttcatcagatgactgaagaaatgaccacctatgttctagcccttacgcaagtgctcaaggaactccatggcccagtccgtgcggctcaccagccattgccccagtacctagctcactttcagtccagcccggtagttatgtaatggtcaaaaattggactaggaaggggtcggagccgcgatgggacgggcccttccaagttctccttaccacccccacagcagttaaagtggaggggcgaagtgcttgggtccacctacatcactgtaaattgagtccatctccactactgtaaaaggtcggatactaacctgcctcccttctccagtgctattttacaggtgtggagcatgatggagtggctacgcatcgtctgtctgatatttggcctcacttcgcttggcgtgttattggcgatggacatggaaaaggggaatattatgtatctgtgtagccccaaccaatctacaaggatacatcacctatgcaaaggtgatgttcttcactgcccccatatacgaggacatggtatcgactcatggaaggtcatcaaagttaaggagaatgcgggagtcatgaagcagctgcaccggtcccggcgatgggaagggaacattatatggacattgccttgtttttggaatacatgtaaatttgattttggatgtgttaaaagtggtacaataaaggtaacatcaggctgtcagaagagtgtaggaagagaccatgagaaagagaaagggactagagagaggacggggcgtgtgagaagggaagtacagctagaacgtaggttaccgggagatgcacttaagttaattaaaggccaaactgaggaaaacccgggtagtatgaatctcttctaccagatttaccaccgtctgtatggccagggacgggttgtctgctacccaaaccccgcagcggtgtctaggttattttctgtttcaccgctttggggcactccccaaacggtggttcattgtcagcgttccgagccattgcccgagcaagtcactcttccttacgatccggattcagcaccaccggctatttgccttctccttcctcggggtaatccccactcacagtacgataggctgcgacggtggagggcgtacatacctagccacttcactcccaatagggattcccggtcgtacgagaattgcttcagcagtgaagggtacggctgtttgctggtagaggtggacacaaatataacatgtctgtttcccacctgtacggacaggaggtgccatatcacccaggcgtctggccaatgcgtttgttatagcaccacttgcgttccattgaacgctggcctccagctcctttgtggctgggcgaatgtctctcatatcactgtcgggaatagggctttccgcattgctgggcggcccgaatgggcatttcaaaattggataaactgggctactgggaggtccttacgcaaccgatatgctgattgtgatgctagtctccacacggaacaaggatactactttttatttaatggtacggcgaccaacgttttgtcaccccatttccccgccgaattgctatagggactctagtccctaccacagtcccctgcccttcggcgtggaacctgcataatcagttagcacgccgggcagtctctgctgaattttgcgagaactggaaaaaacctcaggttcttgcacccaaccggggccactcagccgggtggggcattctgagcgtattgacactgggaggtgtggggggttccttggctgttagtgatcggaattattttatttgcggccttaccatcttgggaaatgaaaccttgggagccctcggggcaataactaaggagttgtctcagctacggttgtttgcaatgcagaaccggtatgctcttgactatcttctggcccgtgagggtggggtatgcgccatagtacagggcaagtgtattatggggattcaggacttgactgctaacattactaaatttatggatcgcatacgggatcacttggacgggatgcaggatcctggctcttggggtaactggggatttggaggatggaaggactggttgataaatatggccatgtatctagtggtagctatcggctgcatctttgtgggcctggccatccttaaatgtgtgatgggtagaatgcggggtgcactagatcagatcaccgccccaatcaccgagaaaaaaaatttaactgttaaaatccatgagggtgaagcagatgaaggggggctaagacaggaattggaaatgcagcgacggatctttttagatgagggaccgtagctatagattggatagttcggttatcatggaatgataaaaggagggaatgacgaatgtgatataa
This Scyliorhinus torazame isolate Kashiwa2021f chromosome 11, sScyTor2.1, whole genome shotgun sequence DNA region includes the following protein-coding sequences:
- the LOC140385603 gene encoding uncharacterized protein, giving the protein MMEWLRIVCLIFGLTSLGVLLAMDMEKGNIMYLCSPNQSTRIHHLCKGDVLHCPHIRGHGIDSWKVIKVKENAGVMKQLHRSRRWEGNIIWTLPCFWNTCKFDFGCVKSGTIKVTSGCQKSVGRDHEKEKGTRERTGRVRREVQLERRLPGDALKLIKGQTEENPGSMNLFYQIYHRLYGQGRVVCYPNPAAVSRLFSVSPLWGTPQTVVHCQRSEPLPEQVTLPYDPDSAPPAICLLLPRGNPHSQYDRLRRWRAYIPSHFTPNRDSRSYENCFSSEGYGCLLVEVDTNITCLFPTCTDRRCHITQASGQCVCYSTTCVPLNAGLQLLCGWANVSHITVGNRAFRIAGRPEWAFQNWINWATGRSLRNRYADCDASLHTEQGYYFLFNGTATNVLSPHFPAELL